A single window of Crassostrea angulata isolate pt1a10 chromosome 8, ASM2561291v2, whole genome shotgun sequence DNA harbors:
- the LOC128160426 gene encoding uncharacterized protein LOC128160426 yields the protein MARGLPNISLCFCVTSFFILLSKGANEYIQTARNDRGCLHGQRTVDGSCVCLPCWSGHQCDVPRNRHPPKFSQDVYYTSVTDLISRDNILVPEAFDEDLKTVCKEDATCPCAEVYFSIMDGNEDGLFTIDPQSGALSISFGAVPQKDRYEITLKASNQFNSINQPESTTLVIVDFPKYQSEVESPHHIEKRALSSVVGNVTFDLKKKYPYNETTEMKVGSRVRFQLTITFPIEDTDMLVELFTPDNETTVMILCDVNVTAIGSSLMYNGSKEPVMDSREPDSVMYDRAIINFGVVQNSGCVNAIECSIYIEYEAILLENPSTNAGEVYWVSAGAEYNNENEVWVGQASFVAFPNDTTVSENPTVNFTGPSTLSVGSAAVFQVDLLLPNPSSLLTFDAFAPINTSSVMSICSAKLKYLSDNFRCGFDERAVSTQYYQDQTGIGNSMGHLNLGTLLNKGSRDVTNVQENNLVSVEFVAHMYNDPSFVGTNYMVGAAFEISPNQIWAGQMQVTATSEVDPTGMSTPLLEFNPPNGQTVAIGDAVTLLLEVQIPDSTTTSYSLLIKAPFSTTAIFKVCSVEIKSIGENMPCVHKEDKKTVYSSRDTVSSSPEPDMATLNLGGITNLNLNNTATEADTISFEIIVAPLNHTEVVDLSSHTVEATLFYAGSLTVVQSSSIQISGSSVQTTSVSNTTSPSFNMVYVFGNENVEVGTATRAQLEITTNRSVSYPMMNMEFIMPLGNTSTKLSICRARMLSAGRNLPCVAPDWINSQVIYQSQYNETVNDQALMYLSTVCNYQQVDNVTDDIITIVLDVKVEDNPELITGEKEWISAGNQYSDTKIWVGQLALYAQRTGTIIPGTTPYINLIKNTTLSSIPIGYPSVYTALIKIAPQESAQVKVSVTVSSSVLSICGLRIKDIGDNYPCVNKNVTTSISGSSGFIDLGIVTNTGPNALVSNDFYDSNTILVELILQLADDTTTVTDGSSHSFDVDVEYGSDGSKKSFSAQTIVATHDKTVANFTSVDNRTVNSFFIENIGSNVSDANIAKGESKRFVLEMIYPEGETKDITVKFMSSSITSQQNNMDLCGSGLTYVGENFPCLDKTKITPEYSKRTGSLLMDTASLQLGFVRSSGVKTGDNEANKLRLEAVARLLPSSTLSAGTVIPFHVAVNTNNLEIYVGQIDLTVTDTPTVTTVTTSIVNTSLLYINSSSDPHPVNVGNLTTLPIVMYVPPNTMSSVLFDIELPQLTVTIGTIENIRVSSSGSNIGCVYENESLALKFDRKFNSSINTCQVHHGQLDLGTVTNTGLSYGTGTNIEGDDHILIEVDLRINDNIPDSLGSVFPISIGAKVADYIVIYEKNISLTRTGYERPDLEIIATYNSTFSTSSLIVVDAILKHSNMTSATAINATAYFYLPPYLEYKSIQSNVTHSGPVFREGVVEIQFDEVLMCDVINMQLTLEPNQTTTVPLDILTENTMVAYEVSSFMAHTPASVYPSDQVFDTPLQYLNFSVTVTKVGVCDLPLGMTSGHIDDCQLDGSIENDPARPPSHGRYNGNSAWRPFSRGPTFSKFRYFQVFFGNKTLVNKIVMQKGAGYTHHPSQLSLRYSNDGYSWQTAETVAVSTPFAETTIYPQRQTQARFMRVYIDKDDTINGEPPDIGLKFEFFGCYLSGEYTTTSVCNAAPSNIYPNDFYFRSFHALNGKVLMCDINPKDKDLKQHCHFSVDGATWTAMDGRVASLLGHESTKNIFFAYDNDQRSTLMSEDEGITWYNVPRDFYLDTRSKLTFTPSKNVPMQVTNLNVAEPHVNYQFGPWGVTFEGLWKSSAGIWSRVVEWDTCC from the exons GTGCCAACGAATACATTCAGACAGCCAGGAATGATAG AGGCTGTTTACACGGCCAAAGAACGGTGGATGGAAGCTGTGTGTGTTTGCCATGCTGGAGCGGCCATCAATGTGATGTTCCCA GAAATCGACATCCGCCCAAGTTTAGTCAAGATGTGTATTACACTTCCGTCACGGATCTCATTAGCAGGGATAACATTCTTGTTCCCGAGGCTTTCGATGAAGACCTGAAGACAGTGTGCAAAGAGGATGCAACATGTCCCTGTGCCGAAGTCTATTTCTCTATTATGGACGGAAACGAAGATGGTTTGTTCACCATTGATCCCCAATCTGGAGCTCTATCGATCAGCTTTGGAGCCGTGCCACAGAAAGATCGATATGAAATCACACTCAAAGcttcaaatcaatttaacagCATCAATCAGCCTGAATCCACAACCCTTGTCATCGTAGATTTTCCTAAATACCAAAGCGAGGTCGAGAGCCCACATCACATCGAGAAAAGG gCTCTGTCAAGCGTTGTTGGAAACGTGACGTTTGACCTCAAGAAGAAGTACCCGTATAACGAGACGACAGAGATGAAGGTGGGCAGCCGCGTCCGGTTCCAGCTGACCATCACGTTCCCGATAGAGGACACAGACATGCTGGTGGAACTCTTCACTCCGGACAACGAAACCACCGTCATGATCCTGTGTGACGTCAACGTGACGGCAATCGGAAGCAGCCTCATGTACAACGGAAGTAAAGAACCAGTAATGGACTCCCGGGAACCCGACTCAGTAATG TACGACAGAGCGATTATCAACTTTGGTGTTGTCCAAAACTCCGGCTGTGTCAATGCGATAGAGTGCAGCATCTATATCGAGTACGAGGCAATCCTTTTGGAGAATCCTTCCACAAATGCCGGAGAGGTTTACTGGGTCAGTGCTGGAGCTGAGTACAATAATGAGAACGAGGTTTGGGTGGGACAAGCATCGTTTGTGGCTTTTCCAAATGACACC ACTGTTAGCGAAAACCCGACAGTTAATTTTACCGGACCTAGCACTTTATCCGTGGGATCAGCCGCCGTTTTCCAGGTTGACTTACTTCTGCCTAATCCTTCCTCGCTCCTGACTTTTGACGCCTTTGCTCCTATCAATACCTCTTCTGTCATGTCCATCTGTAGTGCCAAACTCAAGTACCTCTCAGACAATTTTAGATGTGGTTTTGATGAAAGAGCAGTGTCTACACAATATTACCAGGATCAAACTGGCATTGGAAACTCTATGGGTCATCTTAATCTAGGAACTTTGCTAAATAAAG GATCACGAGATGTAACAAACGTTCAGGAGAACAACCTGGTGTCGGTGGAGTTTGTAGCTCACATGTACAACGACCCCAGTTTTGTCGGCACTAATTACATGGTTGGGGCCGCGTTCGAGATTTCACCGAACCAAATATGGGCTGGACAAATGCAGGTCACTGCTACTTCTGAGGTGGATCCAACAGGCATG tCCACCCCGCTTTTGGAGTTCAACCCTCCCAACGGACAGACAGTTGCTATTGGAGACGCCGTGACGCTCCTGCTTGAAGTGCAAATTCCAGATTCTACTACTACATCATACAGCCTACTAATTAAGGCACCGTTTTCCACAACTGCTATCTTTAAAGTGTGTTCAGTCGAGATCAAATCCATTGGTGAAAACATGCCTTGCGTTCACAAAGAGGACAAAAAGACGGTTTACTCGTCACGTGACACCGTGTCGTCGTCTCCTGAGCCTGACATGGCTACCCTCAACCTAGGTGGGATAACCAATCTCAATCTAAACAATACTGCCACAGAAGCAGACACAATTTCCTTTGAAATAATCGTTGCGCCATTAAATCACACGGAGGTTGTGGATTTGTCCTCGCACACCGTGGAAGCCACGTTGTTTTACGCGGGATCGTTAACCGTAGTCCAGTCATCGTCCATTCAAATATCTGGTTCTTCTGTGCAGACCACCAGTGTGTCG AACACAACCTCCCCGTCTTTTAACATGGTTTACGTGtttggaaatgaaaatgtagaGGTTGGTACTGCGACCCGCGCTCAGCTTGAGATCACCACCAACAGAAGTGTGTCCTATCCCATGATGAACATGGAGTTCATCATGCCTCTTGGCAACACCTCCACCAAGCTGTCCATCTGTAGAGCCCGGATGTTGTCCGCCGGGAGAAACCTGCCCTGCGTGGCACCGGACTGGATCAACTCCCAGGTCATATATCAGTCACA ATACAACGAAACAGTCAATGACCAGGCCTTGATGTACCTAAGCACCGTCTGTAACTACCAGCAAGTGGACAACGTCACTGATGACATCATCACCATCGTTCTGGATGTGAAGGTGGAGGATAACCCCGAGTTGATAACAGGAGAGAAAGAGTGGATCAGTGCCGGGAATCAGTACTCGGATACAAAGATATGGGTTGGACAGCTAGCTCTGTATGCCCAGAGAACAGGAACAATCATCCCG ggaacGACCCCGTACATCAATCTCATCAAAAACACCACATTGAGTAGCATACCAATCGGTTACCCCTCCGTGTATACAGCTCTGATAAAGATCGCTCCACAGGAGAGTGCCCAAGTCAAGGTTTCTGTGACGGTTAGCAGCTCTGTGTTGTCTATTTGCGGACTACGTATAAAGGACATCGGCGACAACTACCCATGTGTCAATAAAAACGTTACCACGTCAATCAGCGGATCTTCTGGCTTCATTGACTTGGGTATCGTCACAAATACGG GACCCAATGCACTGGTTTCCAATGACTTCTACGACAGTAACACCATTTTAGTAGAGTTGATTCTTCAGCTAGCAGACGACACCACCACCGTAACTGATGGCTCCAGTCACAGCTTTGACGTAGACGTGGAATATGGAAGTGACGGAAGTAAAAAGAGTTTTTCCGCGCAGACGATTGTGGCCACTCATGACAAAACAGTGGCTAACTTT ACTTCGGTTGACAATAGAACggtgaattctttttttatcgAAAACATTGGAAGCAATGTCTCTGATGCAAACATAGCAAAGGGAGAGTCTAAACGATTTGTTCTGGAGATGATATATCCAGAAGGAGAGACAAAAGATATCACTGTTAAGTTTATGTCGTCCTCAATTACTTCACAACAAAACAACATGGATCTGTGTGGATCCGGACTGACCTATGTGGGAGAAAACTTCCCTTGTCTGgataaaactaaaattacacCAGAGTACTCGAAGAG GACCGGGTCCCTTCTGATGGATACGGCGTCATTACAGCTCGGGTTTGTTCGTTCTTCTGGGGTTAAGACTGGTGACAACGAAGCCAACAAA CTCCGTTTGGAAGCGGTGGCTAGGCTTCTCCCCAGTTCAACACTGTCTGCGGGGACCGTGATTCCATTCCATGTGGCTGTCAATACAAACAACTTAGAGATATACGTGGGTCAGATTGATTTAACTGTGACCGACACGCCCACCGTCACTACAGTG ACGACAAGCATTGTGAATACATCCTTATTGTACATCAACTCCAGCAGTGACCCTCACCCCGTGAATGTCGGTAACCTGACCACCCTTCCTATCGTCATGTACGTCCCTCCAAACACTATGTCCTCGGTCCTATTCGACATTGAGCTACCCCAGTTAACAGTCACCATAGGGACAATCGAGAACATCCGGGTTTCCTCCAGTGGAAGCAACATTGGTTGTGTCTACGAAAACGAGTCTCTGGCTTTGAAATTTGACAGGAAGTTCAATTCATCTATCAACACATGTCAGGTCCATCATGGGCAGTTGGATCTTGGAACTGTCACTAATACTG GGTTGTCTTATGGAACGGGTACAAACATAGAGGGTGATGACCACATTCTAATAGAAGTGGATCTCAGAATAAATGACAACATACCTGACTCACTTGGTTCGGTATTTCCAATAAGTATCGGGGCAAAAGTTGCAGACTATATTGTTATATACGAGAAAAACATTTCTCTAACAAGAACCGGGTATGAGAGGCCTGACCTAGAAATTATCGCTACTTACAACTCAACATTTTCAACTTC ATCCTTGATTGTTGTTGATGCCATCTTGAAACACAGTAATATGACGTCTGCGACTGCAATAAACGCGACGGCCTATTTTTATTTACCGCCATATTTGGAGTACAAGAGTATTCAAAGTAACGTTACTCACAGTGGTCCAGTTTTTAGAGAGGGAGTCGTGGAAATCCag TTTGACGAAGTTCTCAtgtgtgacgtcatcaacatgCAGCTGACACTGGAACCGAATCAGACGACAACTGTGCCCCTCGACATCCTCACGGAAAACACAATGGTTGCGTACGAGGTCAGTAGCTTTATGGCACACACTCCAGCCAGCGTCTACCCATCCGACCAGGTCTTTGACACGCCCCTTCAATATCTGAACTTTAGTGTAACAGTCACCAAAGTAGGAG TGTGTGACCTACCGCTGGGTATGACCAGTGGACATATAGACGACTGTCAGCTAGACGGCTCCATAGAGAACGACCCGGCCCGACCCCCGTCACACGGCCGCTACAACGGCAACTCAG CATGGAGACCATTCTCAAGAGGACCAACGTTTTCCAAATTCCGGTATTTCCAAGTGTTCTTTGGCAACAAGACGTTGGTAAATAAGATTGTGATGCAGAAAGGCGCGGGGTACACCCACCACCCCTCCCAGCTGTCCCTCAGATACAGTAATGACGGCTACTCTTGGCAAACGGCGGAAACG GTGGCGGTGTCCACGCCGTTTGCGGAGACGACCATCTACCCCCAGAGACAGACCCAGGCCCGCTTCATGAGGGTCTATATAGACAAGGATGACACTATTAACGGAGAGCCGCCAGACATAGGACTCAAGTTCGAATTCTTTGGCTGCTATCTCAGCGGAGAATACACTACAACAA GTGTATGCAATGCAGCGCCGAGTAATATATACCCTAACG ATTTCTATTTCCGTAGTTTCCATGCTCTGAATGGAAAAGTTCTGATGTGCGATATTAATCCTAAAGACAA GGACTTAAAACAACACTGCCATTTCTCTGTAGACGGCGCTACTTGGACAG CAATGGATGGTCGCGTTGCCAGTCTTCTTGGACACGagtcaacaaaaaatatattctttgctTACGACAACGACCAGAGGTCGACCTTAATGAGTGAGGACGAAGGAATCACGTGGTATAATGTACCACGTGATTTCTACTTGGACACACGATCTAAGTTAACATTTACCCCGTCCAAAAACGTCCCAATGCAAGTGACCAACCTGAATGTAGCGGAGCCCCATGTCAACTATCAATTTGGACCGTGGGGAG TTACGTTTGAGGGTTTATGGAAGAGTTCAGCAGGCATATGGAGTAGAGTGGTTGAATGGGACACGTGTTGCTGA